The Podospora bellae-mahoneyi strain CBS 112042 chromosome 7, whole genome shotgun sequence genome includes a window with the following:
- a CDS encoding hypothetical protein (COG:L; EggNog:ENOG503NYPZ), translating into MSLELDFSPSADNTDGHHAQPESSAALQALKLESSNDGMGTITAATHDLVDATHFGDFQFSYQDDSPMAGLAPPNFDDHTPDVFAHSHPPSVTSMHDQQNQATSITVQTSYSDTNGRRQESMDTSENGSPDSNQNGGNSLEEPMSDEFGLATGGLGDGTDMGGKSKGDKTDATPAWSELKTKAGKERKRLPLACIACRRKKIRCSGEKPACKHCLRSRIPCVYKVTARKAAPRTDYMAMLDKRLKRMEERIIKVVPKSEQDSMAASVTRAVVKPAIPGTLTSTKGAAKKRGADEAFGPDLDNWARGTSRSKLDGPHKPSTMLVQEAEESKLLLEGGDALPSKEIQEHLAEVFFENIYGQAYHILHKPSFMRKLKAGALPPVLILSVCAIAARFSNHPKLATNPNFLRGEEWASTARDILTKRYEWPNITILTCLLILGLHEFGTCHGGRSWSLGGQAIRMAFALQLHKDLEHDPLRMTGKTQLSFIDREIRRRTMWACFLMDRFNSSGTDRPCFIREETLKIPLPIKEKNFQYDMPGPTETLSGQVLEPTTEGQATEAKDNMGVAAWMIKAIALWGRIIGYLNQGGKELDPHPMWSPESEYAKLLKQTEDFELPESLTYTPENLHLHETDNMANQFLFLHISVQQNILFMNRFAVSSPNGQSQQDVPKAFVTKAGAKAFAAANRISELLKDAESHFITAPFTGYCAFLSSTVHIFGIFSGNPSMEATSKRNLATNVKFLSKMRRYWGMFHWMSENLREQYRTCADAARQGNPAQENAASPIFQYGDWFDRYPHGVSQSDFLDPATYKKKEKGEDAVLEQKPELHTVEEFFTTLSPQSGELAGGPNGISRPGQHLKRKSIVRKASTAGGSQRGANDQVLSPLQTDFARAQQQHHHHHHQQGAAEQMQAAARLHQRSFSANAGVGPQSSGPSPFNPLTITNASAYHALSPVSPVAVSHLSHHHPHHPHNSFFPPDPFALGALGAHGLPGLDRQLVFGAYGNGAEHHPLASGLAGWAAQDHDGTGGGRGGGGDGGGGRHHGGGGGGGGRGGHTAQQDAALHAAFGAEPSSAWFMPFNMEPPEIGGPGDGLGGGVLGGQGGVGGGMDAFGSMFGMGGMHHH; encoded by the exons ATGTCGCTGGAGCTCGATTTCTCGCCCTCGGCGGACAACACTGACGGTCACCACGCGCAACCTGAATCATCCGCTGCTCTGCAAGCCCTCAAGCTGGAGTCATCCAATGACGGGATGGGAACCATTACGGCAGCAACCCACGATCTTGTAGATGCGACCCATTTTGGCGACTTTCAGTTTTCCTATCAAGACGACTCACCGATGGCTGGTCTAGCTCCACCAAACTTTGACGATCACACTCCAGACGTGTTTGCGCATTCCCATCCACCTTCGGTAACCTCGATGCATGACCAACAGAACCAGGCCACCTCCATCACTGTCCAGACCTCTTACAGCGACACCAATGGCCGGCGGCAGGAGAGCATGGACACATCCGAGAATGGCAGCCCTGACAGCAACCAGAACGGCGGCAATTCCCTGGAGGAGCCAATGTCGGACGAGTTTGGTCTTGCCACTGGAGGCTTGGGGGATGGGACAGACATGGGTGGAAAATCAAAGGGTGATAAGACAGATGCGACACCGGCATGGAGCGAGCTGAAGACGAAGGCGGGCAAGGAGCGCAAGAGATTGCCCCTGGCCTGCATCGCGTGTCGGCGCAAGAAGATTAGATGCTCGGGAGAGAAGCCAGCATGCAAGCACTGTCTACGGTCTCGCATTCCATGTGTCTACAAGGTGACAGCGCGCAAGGCGGCGCCGAGGACTGATTATATGGCCATGCTGGATAAGCGGTTGAAGAGAATGGAGGAGCGCATCATCAAAGTGGTGCCAAAATCAGAGCAAGATTCTATGGCGGCGTCGGTGACCAGAGCGGTTGTCAAGCCGGCTATTCCAGGGACTCTCACTAGCACCAAGGGCGCGGCGAAGAAGCGCGGTGCTGATGAAGCTTTCGGACCAGACTTGGACAATTGGGCTCGTGGCACATCAAGATCCAAGCTGGATGGACCTCACAAGCCTTCAACGATGCTGGTTCAAGAGGCGGAGGAATCGAAGCTGTTgctcgagggcggcgatgcTCTGCCGTCGAAGGAGATCCAGGAGCACTTGGCCGAGGTGTTTTTTGAGAACATTTACGGCCAAGCTTATCACATCCTTCATAAACCAAGCTTTATGAGAAAGCTCAA GGCGGGCGCTTTACCTCCAGTATTGATCCTCTCGGTATGCGCCATTGCTGCACGCTTTTCCAACCACCCAAAGCTAGCCACGAACCCGAATTTCCTTCGTGGAGAGGAATGGGCTTCGACGGCCCGCGATATTCTCACCAAGCGATACGAATGGCCGAATATCACGATTTTGACCTGTCTTCTGATTCTGGGTCTGCACGAGTTCGGCACATGCCATGGTGGACGGAGTTGGTCTTTGGGAGGACAGGCCATCCGGATGGCTTTTGCGCTTCAGCTTCACAAGGATCTCGAGCACGACCCCCTCCGGATGACGGGAAAGACACAGCTGAGCTTTATCGATCGAGAAATCCGGAGACGAACGATGTGGGCGTGCTTCTTGATGGACCGTTTCAACTCATCAGGAACCGATCGGCCATGTTTCATCAGAGAGGAAACCCTCAAGATCCCACTGCCCATCAAGGAAAAAAACTTTCAGTACGACATGCCCGGGCCGACCGAGACGCTCAGTGGGCAAGTTCTAGAGCCCACGACCGAGGGTCAAGCGACCGAGGCCAAGGACAATATGGGCGTGGCAGCCTGGATGATCAAGGCCATCGCTTTATGGGGGCGCATCATCGGGTACCTCAACCAGGGCGGAAAGGAGTTAGATCCTCACCCCATGTGGAGTCCGGAATCCGAATACGCGAAACTACTCAAGCAGACCGAAGACTTTGAGCTGCCGGAGTCTTTGACTTACACACCAGAAAACCTTCACTTGCATGAGACAGACAACATGGCCAACCAGTTTCTGTTTCTGCACATCTCGGTCCAGCAAAACATTCTGTTTATGAACCGGTTCGCCGTCTCATCGCCAAACGGTCAGTCACAACAGGACGTGCCGAAGGCGTTCGTCACCAAGGCAGGCGCAAAGGCATTCGCCGCCGCGAACCGGATATCAGAACTACTCAAGGATGCCGAGTCACATTTCATCACGGCACCCTTCACAGGATATTGTGCCTTCTTGTCCAGCACAGTCCACATCTTTGGCATCTTCTCGGGCAACCCCTCGATGGAGGCAACCTCGAAGCGCAACCTCGCCACCAACGTCAAGTTCCTCTCCAAAATGAGACGGTACTGGGGCATGTTCCACTGGATGTCAGAAAACCTCCGCGAACAGTACCGCACCTGCGCAGACGCAGCCAGGCAAGGCAACCCAGCCCAGGAAAACGCCGCCTCGCCCATATTCCAATACGGCGACTGGTTCGACCGTTATCCTCACGGCGTCTCTCAGTCCGACTTCCTCGACCCGGCCACgtacaagaagaaggaaaagggcgAGGACGCGGTGCTAGAACAGAAACCAGAACTGCACACAGTCGAAGAGTTTTTTACCACGCTCTCTCCGCAAAGTGGCGAACTTGCTGGTGGTCCGAATGGCATCTCCCGCCCCGGCCAGCACCTCAAACGGAAATCCATCGTTAGAAAGGCTTCCACTGCTGGCGGCTCCCAGCGAGGTGCCAACGACCAGGTTTTATCACCGTTGCAAACCGACTTTGCCCGcgcccaacaacaacatcatcatcatcatcatcaacaaggcGCGGCTGAGCAGATGCAGGCTGCTGCGAGGCTTCATCAACGGTCTTTCTCTGCCAATGCGGGTGTTGGTCCGCAGTCTAGTGGTCCCAGCCCGTTCAACCCCTTGACAATAACGAACGCGTCGGCGTATCATGCCTTGTCGCCTGTCTCCCCGGTGGCGGTCTCGCATTTGTcgcatcatcaccctcatcatccgcaCAATTCGTTTTTTCCGCCGGATCCGTTTGCCTTGGGCGCGTTGGGGGCTCATGGGCTGCCGGGGCTGGATAGGCAATTGGTGTTTGGGGCGTATGGGAATGGGGCTGAGCATCATCCGCTCGCGTCGGGTCTGGCGGGGTGGGCGGCGCAGGATCATGATGGGactgggggtgggagagggggtggtggtgatgggggaggggggagacatcatggtggtggtggtggtggtggtgggagagggggacaTACTGCTCAGCAGGACGCTGCGCTACATGCTGCTTTTGGGGCGGAGCCGAGTTCGGCCTGGTTTATGCCTTTTAATATGGAGCCGCCTGAGATTGGGGGGCCGGGGGATGGGCtagggggtggggttttgggtgggcaggggggggtgggaggggggatggatgcTTTTGGGAGTatgtttgggatgggggggatgcATCATCATtag